The window CTGGAACGCGGCGGTGCTTGTCTGCGCGGCGCCGCTGGTCGGGGTGACGACCTGGGTGATCGTGTGGCCGCCGTCGGCGAGCGCGGTGGTGTCGTAGGCGTAGGCGGAGGTGGGCGTGCCGCCCGCGAAGTCGTACGGCGCCGTGCCCTCGGTGTGGATCGGCGAGCCGGTCTGGCCGGGGTCGTCGAGGTAGTAGACCACCTTCTTGATCCCGGTCGCGGGGGTCGTGAAGACGTAGATCTTGCCGGACACCGTCTGGCCGGCCAGGGCCACGGCTGCCGACCGGTCGGGGTGCGTGCTCAGGTCGAGGGTGAACGCCGAGCTCGACGAGCCGGAGGACGAGGTGCCCGAGGACGAGGAGCTCCCGCTGGAGGACGTACCGGAGGACGAGGAGCTCCCGCTGGAGGACGTACCGGAGGACGAGGAGGTCCCGCTCGAGGACGTACCGGAGGAGCTCGAGGCGCCGGAGCTCGACGGCGACGAGGACGAGCCGCCCACGGTGAAGGTCGCGGTGTAGACCTGGACCGCATTGGCCGTCGTGGTCACGGCCTGGGTGATCGTGTGCGTCCCTGCCGTCAGCTTGCTCGTGTCGTAGGGGTTGGCGGCCGCGGGCGGCCCGCCGTTGAAGTCGTAAGGCGCCGTCGTCTCGGTGTGGAACGCGGCGTTGGCCCGGGTCGGGTCGTCGAGGTAGAAGCTGACCGACTTGATGTCGGTGGCCGGTGCGGTGAAGACGTAGATGTTGCCCGTCACGTTCGCGCCGTTCAGGGCGACCGGCGAGCTGCGGTCGGCCGACGTGCTGACCTGCAGCGTGTACGTCGTCGCCGCCTCGGCGGGCCCGACGACGAGCACCGCGGCAGCGAGCGCCGCGAGCACCCCCACCACGGCGACGAGACGAGCGCTTCGCCCGGCGGCCCCCGCGCGCCCGCTCCTGTGGCGGCCACGGCCACCCGGAACCCAACCCCGCATCTCGTGCTCCCCCATCCCTTGCCCCGGCTGGTGCCGGGCTTGTTCGGTCCCCGCTCACGACGTGCGACGCGTCCGACACGGCACGCGTCCGCGTCAGCATCCATGGCGGACCGAGGGCCCTGGATCGGCCGTACGGACGATCTTTTCGCCGGGACGACGGAGCGCAGCAGCCGATCAGGTCAACCGTGTCACGCGCGGTGCCCGAGGTCTCACGCTTCGTGGAGTGGCGCACCCCTGGACCGCCCGAGGGGCAGGATGGCGAGCATGCTGCTGACCCCCGCCGAACGGGACCGGCTGCTGGTCTTCACCGCGGCCGAGCTGGCCCGCGCCCGCCGGGCTCGCGGCCTTCGGCTCAACGTGCCGGAGACCATCGCGCTCGTCGCCGACGCGGTCTGCGAGGCGGCCCGGGACGGCGCTCGCCACGCCGAGGCGCTCGACGCCGGACGGCGGGTCCTCGGGCCTGGGGACGTCCTGCCCGGCGTCGCGGACGTGGTCCGCGAGGTGAAGGTCGAGGCCGTCTTCGAGGACGGCACGCGGATGGTCGTGGTGACCGACCCGGTGGGGCCGGCACCGGCCGACGGGCTCGGCGTCGGCGGGCGCGAGGCGGCGCCGGAGCCGGTTGCGCGGGAGGCCGACGCCGTCGTGCTCACGGTCACCAACTCCGCGACCGTCCCCATCTCGGTGAGCAGCCACTTCCACTTCTTCGAGGTCAACCCGCGGCTGGCCTTCGACCGGGCGCGGGCGTACGGCCGGCACCTGCGCATCGCGGCGGGGTCGACGCGGCGCTTCGACCCCGGGGTCCCCACCGAGGTCTCCCTCGTCCCCTTCGGGGGGGAGCGCGTGGTGGTCGGCTTCTCGGGGCTGGTCGACGGCGCCCTCGACGGCCCGGGCGCCCGCGAGGCGGCGCTCGAACGAGCCCGGGCTACCGGGTTCCTCGACCACGACCCCGTCAACGGTCCGGGCGCGGCGCCGTGAGGGCGGTCCCCGACGTCGAGGCCACGGCCGTTCCCGGGCCCGGGGACCGGATCCGCCTCGGCGACACCGGGCTCGTCGTGCGGGTGGGTGGCGCGGCCCACGACGACGGCTTCACGCTGCTCACCGGATTCGCGAAGACCGCCCGCGACGGCATCGGGCTGCGCGCCGTCCGCACCGAGGACTCCTGCGACGTCGTCGTCACCAACGCGGTGGTCCTCGACCCGGTCCTCGGGATCCGCAGCGCGAGCATCGGCATCCGCGAGGGCCGCATCGTCGGGGTGGGGCGGGCCGGCAACCCCGACACCACCGACGACGTCGACGTGGTGGTCGGCACCGGCACCGTGATCGTCCCGGCCGAAGGGCTGATCGCCACGCCGGGGGCGGTCGACACCCACGTGCACCTGCTCTCCCCGCGCATCTGCGAGGCGGCGCTCTCCTCGGGGGTGACGAGCATCCTCGGGCAGGAGTTCGGCCCGTTCTGGGGCGTCGGGGTGAACACGACATGGGGACTGCGGAGCGCGTACGCCGCCTTCGACGCCTGGCCGGTCAACGTCGGGTTCCTCGGCCGTGGCTCGTCCTCGCGTCGCGAGCCGCTGGAGCAGGCGCTGGAGGGCGGGGTCTGCGCATTCAAGGTGCACGAGGACCTCGGCGCGCACCTGCGCTCGCTCGACACCGCGCTGCGGGTCGCCGACGACTACGACGTCCAGGTCGCCGTCCACACCGACGGGCTGAACGAGAACCTCTCCGTCGCCGACACCCTCGCGGTCCTCGATGGCCGCGTCGTGCACGCCTACCACGTGGAGGGGTGCGGCGGTGGGCACGTCCCGGACGTGCTGTCCCTCGCCGGCGTCGGGAACGTCATCGGATCGTCGACCAACCCCACGCTGCCCTACGCCCGGGACGCGATCGCCGAGCACGAGTCGATGATCGTCGCCGTCCACGGCCTGCGACCCGAGCTGCCCGGCGAGCTCCGCCTCGCCCACGACCGGGTCCGCGCGTCGACGATGGCCGCCGAGGACGTCCTGCACGACCTCGGGGTCATCCCGATCACCTCCTCCGACGCCCAGGGGATGGGCCGGGCCGGCGAGACGATCCGCCGTACCTTCGCGATGGCCTCGGTCCTCAAGTCGACCCGCGGCCCGCTCGAGGGGGACGGCCCCGACGACGACAACGCCCGGGTGCTGCGCTATCTCGCGAAGCTGACCATCAACCCCGCGATCGCCCACGGGATCGGGCACGAGGTCGGGTCGCTGGAACCCGGCAAGCTCGCCGACATCGTGCTGTGGCGCCCCGAGTACTTCGGAGCCAAGCCCTCGCTCGTGCTCAAGGCCGGGTTGCCGGCGTGGGGGGTGGTCGGCGACCCCAACGCGGCGACCGACACCTGCGAGCCGCTCGTGCTCGGTCCCCAGTTCGCCGGCTCCGGGGCGGCGCCGGCCGACGTCAGCGTGGTCTTCGTCAACAGCGCCGCAGCCGAGGCGGACTCCGACGTGCTCGCGACGCGACGTCGGCGGGTGGCCGTGCGGGGGACGCGAACCATCGGGCTGGCCTCGATGCACCGCGGCAACGACCGCCTCGGCCGGGTGGAGGTGAGCGCCGACGCGGCCCGGGTCACCCTCGACGGGGCCGAGGTGAGCACCCCGCCGGTCGAGACGGTCCCGCTGTCCCGGCTGTACTTCCT is drawn from Actinomycetes bacterium and contains these coding sequences:
- the ureA gene encoding urease subunit gamma produces the protein MLLTPAERDRLLVFTAAELARARRARGLRLNVPETIALVADAVCEAARDGARHAEALDAGRRVLGPGDVLPGVADVVREVKVEAVFEDGTRMVVVTDPVGPAPADGLGVGGREAAPEPVAREADAVVLTVTNSATVPISVSSHFHFFEVNPRLAFDRARAYGRHLRIAAGSTRRFDPGVPTEVSLVPFGGERVVVGFSGLVDGALDGPGAREAALERARATGFLDHDPVNGPGAAP
- a CDS encoding urease subunit alpha, translated to MRAVPDVEATAVPGPGDRIRLGDTGLVVRVGGAAHDDGFTLLTGFAKTARDGIGLRAVRTEDSCDVVVTNAVVLDPVLGIRSASIGIREGRIVGVGRAGNPDTTDDVDVVVGTGTVIVPAEGLIATPGAVDTHVHLLSPRICEAALSSGVTSILGQEFGPFWGVGVNTTWGLRSAYAAFDAWPVNVGFLGRGSSSRREPLEQALEGGVCAFKVHEDLGAHLRSLDTALRVADDYDVQVAVHTDGLNENLSVADTLAVLDGRVVHAYHVEGCGGGHVPDVLSLAGVGNVIGSSTNPTLPYARDAIAEHESMIVAVHGLRPELPGELRLAHDRVRASTMAAEDVLHDLGVIPITSSDAQGMGRAGETIRRTFAMASVLKSTRGPLEGDGPDDDNARVLRYLAKLTINPAIAHGIGHEVGSLEPGKLADIVLWRPEYFGAKPSLVLKAGLPAWGVVGDPNAATDTCEPLVLGPQFAGSGAAPADVSVVFVNSAAAEADSDVLATRRRRVAVRGTRTIGLASMHRGNDRLGRVEVSADAARVTLDGAEVSTPPVETVPLSRLYFL